Genomic segment of Cronobacter dublinensis subsp. dublinensis LMG 23823:
AGATCAGCCGCGAACTGGCGCAACACGAGGTCGATTTACTGCTGATTGCCGATGACGATCTCTCTGACAGCCACAGCTATATGCGGCTGGTGCAAAGCCGCCGCGTGGATGCGCTGATTGTGGCGCATACGCTCGATAACGACCCGCGATTACAGCAGCTACAGGCCGCGAACTTTCCTTTTCTGGCGCTCGGGCGCAGCCAGCTGCCGCAGCCTTACGCCTGGTTCGATTTCGACAACCACGCCGGCACCCACCAGGCCACGCAGCGTTTGATAGCGCTTGGCCACCGGCGCATCGCGATGCTCGGCGAGCACAACAGCCAGGCGTTTATCACCCAGCGCCGGGAAGGCTGGCGCGACGCCTTACGCGCGCATCAGCTGGATGAGAGCGGGCTGCGGATGCTGCCGCCCACCCGCCGCGCGGGCTACAAAGCGGTGCTGGAACTGATGGCGCAGCCTGCGCCGCCCTCGGCCATCGTGACCGACTGCAACTCGCTTGGCGACGGCGCGGCGATGGCGCTCCAGACGCTTGACCGGCTGCACGGTAAAGACGCCGTCTCGCTGGTGGTGTATGACGGTCTGCCGCCCGACAGCATTGTGGAGACCGACGTGGCCGCCGTTATCCAGTCCACCCGCGAAGGCGTCGGACGCCAGATTGCCGATATGGTGCAGCGGTTAATTGCCGGTGAGCCCGTGGCGCAGCTCCAGGTGCTGTGGCAACCCGACTTTCTGCCGGGCTCCACGCTCCGTGCCGCGCCCTGAAGCAGGGCAAATTCCCAAGCAAAAATCCTAAGTAAAATTCCGACCAGATCACACATCCGAAACGTTTTGGTTGGCATCCGAAACGTTTCGGATCAACAGTAAAAGCATTCCTGTTACCACAGAGGCTTTTATGGAAACCCACCTTCATCGTCTGACGAGTCCCACCACTGACGTCATTATCAAAACGCAGCCGTTCGCCGAAATTATTTACTGGGGACCACATCTTGCCCACTTTTCGGCGCAGGATTGCGCCAGCCTGATACGCCCGGTCGCCAACGGGCGTCTGGATGCCGATTCGCCCGTCACGCTGATGGCGGAACAGGGTCATGGCCTGTTCGGCGCGCCGGGGCTCGAAGGGCACCGCAACGGGCTCGACGCCTCGCCGCTCTTTACCACGCGTGACGTGACGCAGGACGGACAGACGCTGACTCTCGTCAGCGAAGACGCCACCGCCGGGCTGCGGCTCGTCAGCGAGCTGGCGCTCAGCAACAGCGGCGTGCTGAAGGTGCGCCACGGGCTGACCAATCTGCGCGCGGGCGCCTGGCAGGTGGATCGCTTCGCCGTCACGCTGCCGGTGGCGGAGCGCGCGTTCGAGGTGATGGCGTTTCATGGCCGCTGGACGCGTGAATTCCAGCCGCACCGCGTCACGTTAAGCCATGACGGCTTTGTGCTGGAAAACCGTCGCGGACGCACCTCGCACGAGCATTTTCCGGCGCTCATCGCCGGGACGGCGGGCTTTGGCGAGCAGCACGGCGACGTCTGGGGCGTGCATCTTGGCTGGAGCGGCAACCACCGGCTCAAGTGCGAGGCGAAAACCGACGGGCGTCGCTACCTGCAGG
This window contains:
- a CDS encoding substrate-binding domain-containing protein yields the protein MSLKAIAAQLGLSVTTVSRALNGYDDVSQETRARVEAEAQRRGYRPNTFARRLKMGKIDAVGLVFPVHPVPLNNSVFMEMVGEISRELAQHEVDLLLIADDDLSDSHSYMRLVQSRRVDALIVAHTLDNDPRLQQLQAANFPFLALGRSQLPQPYAWFDFDNHAGTHQATQRLIALGHRRIAMLGEHNSQAFITQRREGWRDALRAHQLDESGLRMLPPTRRAGYKAVLELMAQPAPPSAIVTDCNSLGDGAAMALQTLDRLHGKDAVSLVVYDGLPPDSIVETDVAAVIQSTREGVGRQIADMVQRLIAGEPVAQLQVLWQPDFLPGSTLRAAP